TTCGTGAAGGCGGGCTCCAGCATCGGCTGCGGCGTCATCGCCTTCGGCGGCGTCTACCACGGTCACCACGGCATGGCGGGCGACATCAGTCACGTCACCGTGCCCGGCGCCCCCGACGTGCTGTGCTCCTGCGGCCGGGTCGGCTGCCTCGACGCGGTCGCGGGAGGCGCGGCCATCGTCGCCTCCCTCCGTCAGTCCGGCGTCGAGGTCGCCGACACCGGCCATGTGCTCGCGCTGGCCCGCGACGCGCACCCCCGCGCGACGCTGATGCTGCGGGAGGCTGGCCTGCGCACCGGCAGTGTGCTGGCGACCATCATGAACTTCTTCAACCCGCAGCGGCTCGTGCTCGGCGGCATCCTCGGCGAGGCGGAGGCCTTCGTCGCGGGCGTGCGCTCGGCGATCTACTCCGACTGCCTGCCGATGATCACCGACCAGCTCGACATCGCGGTGAGCGTCGCGAAGGACCAGGCGGGCATCCGCGGCGCCGGCCGGCTCATCCTCGACGAGCTGTTCGCGCCGTCGCGTGTGAACCTCGTGGTGCGGTGAGCGCGGGCGCGCACGGCGCGGGAGCGGGCGCGGTCGCGATCGTCGGCGCCGGCCGGATGGGCCGGGCGCACGCCGCCGCCTGGGCGGCTCTCGGCGTCCCCGTCCGCTGGGCGGTGTCGCCGCGCACGCGACCGGACCTCCCCGGCGCCCCGGACGCGCGCTGGGCGCGGACACTGGAGGAGGCGCTCGCCGATCCCGAGCTGACCATCGTCTCCCTCTGCACCCCGACGCCCTCCCACGCGGCGCTCGCCACGCAGGCGCTGGAGGCCGGCCGCCACGTCCTGCTCGAGAAGCCGATCGCCCTCACCGTGGCCGACGCGGAGGCGCTGGCGGCGGTCGCCTCGCGGTCGACGGGCATGCTGATGGTGGCGCACGTGGTCCGGTTCTTCCCGGGCTACGCGGCGCTGGCCACGCGCGTTGCCGCAGGCTCGGTGGGGCGACCCCGCCTCGTGCGCGCCTCCCGCGTCTCCGCCGCACCCCGGTGGGCCGACTGGCTCGCCGACGAGGAGCGCTCGGGCGGCATGCTGGTCGACTTCGCCATCCACGACATCGACCAGGCGAACCTGCTGCTGGGCCGTCCGGTCGCGGTGACGAGTGTGGGCGCTGCGAGCGTCGGCGCGCCGGGCGGCGCGTTCGGTACCGCGGTCGCGACCACCATCGAGTACGAGGACGGCGGAGTGGCGCAGCTCACGAGCGCGGCCGACCTGCCGGAGGGCGAGCCCTTCCGCAGCGAGCTGGAGGTCATCGGCGACCGCGGCACCGACCGGGTGGCGGCCGCAGAAGGCGACCCGTTCGTGGAGCAGGCGAGGTACGTCCTGGAGTGCATCGCGTCGGGCGCAGCACCCGACCGCGCACCCGTCGCTGCCGCAGTGGATGCCCTGCGCGTCGCCCTCGCCGCCCGCGAATCCCTCCGCACCGGCGGCCGCGTCGAGCTCTGAGCCCGCTCTGAGTAGGGTGAACCCCGTGAGTGACAAGTGGTGGCAGTCCGCAGTCGTGTACCAGGTCTACCCGCGCAGCTTCGCGGACAGCGACGGCGACGGCATCGGCGATCTGCGCGGCATCATCGAGCACCTCGACCACCTGGAGGCGCTGGGCGTCGACGTCGTGTGGCTCTCGCCCATCTACGCCTCGCCGCATGACGACAACGGCTACGACATCAGCGACTACCGGGCGATCGATCCGCTGTTCGGCACCTCCGGCGACCTGGACGAGCTGCTCGCCGGGCTGCACGCGCGCGGCATCAAGCTGGTGATGGATCTCGTCGTCAACCACACCTCCGACGAGCACCCCTGGTTCGTGGAGTCGGCCTCGTCGCCCGACAGCCCCAAGCGCGACTGGTACTGGTGGCGTCCGGCGCGCGACGGGCGGCAGCCGGGCGAGGAGGGCGCGGAGCCGAACAACTGGGGCTCGTTCTTCTCGGGGCCCGCGTGGCAGCTCGATCCTGCCAGCGGCGAGTACTACCTCCACCTCTTCTCGCGCAAGCAGCCCGACCTCAACTGGGAGAACCCGGAGGTGCGGGAGGCCGTCTACGACATGATGAACTGGTGGCTCGACCGCGGCGTCGACGGCTTCCGGATGGACGTCATCAACTTCATCTCCAAGCAGCCGGGCCTGCCCGACGGCGAGGTGCCTCCCGGCGGGCTGTACGGCAACGCGCACCCGCACATCGCGCAGGGGCCGCGCATCCACGAGTTCCTGCACGAGATGCACGAGCGGGTTCTCGCCGGGCGCGACGACCGCTACCTGACCGTCGGCGAGATGCCGGGCGTCACCATCGACGACGCGGTGCTCTTCACCGATCCGGAGCGCGGGGAGGTCGACATGGTGTTCCAGTTCGAGCACGTCGACCTCGACCACGGCCCCGGCGGCAAGTGGGATCACCGCCCGATCGGCGTGCTCGACCTCAAGCGCAACCTCGCCGCCTGGCAGGAGGGCCTCGCCGAGCGCGGCTGGAACAGCCTGTACTGGAACAACCACGACCAGCCGCGCGTCGTCAGCCGGTTCGGCGACGACGGCGAGCACCGGGTCGTGTCGGCCAAGGCGCTCGGCACGGTGCTGCACCTCATGCGCGGCACCCCGTATGTCTACCAGGGCGAGGAGCTCGGGAT
The sequence above is a segment of the Leifsonia williamsii genome. Coding sequences within it:
- a CDS encoding Gfo/Idh/MocA family protein, whose amino-acid sequence is MSAGAHGAGAGAVAIVGAGRMGRAHAAAWAALGVPVRWAVSPRTRPDLPGAPDARWARTLEEALADPELTIVSLCTPTPSHAALATQALEAGRHVLLEKPIALTVADAEALAAVASRSTGMLMVAHVVRFFPGYAALATRVAAGSVGRPRLVRASRVSAAPRWADWLADEERSGGMLVDFAIHDIDQANLLLGRPVAVTSVGAASVGAPGGAFGTAVATTIEYEDGGVAQLTSAADLPEGEPFRSELEVIGDRGTDRVAAAEGDPFVEQARYVLECIASGAAPDRAPVAAAVDALRVALAARESLRTGGRVEL
- a CDS encoding alpha-glucosidase, whose amino-acid sequence is MSDKWWQSAVVYQVYPRSFADSDGDGIGDLRGIIEHLDHLEALGVDVVWLSPIYASPHDDNGYDISDYRAIDPLFGTSGDLDELLAGLHARGIKLVMDLVVNHTSDEHPWFVESASSPDSPKRDWYWWRPARDGRQPGEEGAEPNNWGSFFSGPAWQLDPASGEYYLHLFSRKQPDLNWENPEVREAVYDMMNWWLDRGVDGFRMDVINFISKQPGLPDGEVPPGGLYGNAHPHIAQGPRIHEFLHEMHERVLAGRDDRYLTVGEMPGVTIDDAVLFTDPERGEVDMVFQFEHVDLDHGPGGKWDHRPIGVLDLKRNLAAWQEGLAERGWNSLYWNNHDQPRVVSRFGDDGEHRVVSAKALGTVLHLMRGTPYVYQGEELGMANVPFDAIGDFRDIETLNHYAQAVELQGQPAEEVLVALRRTSRDNARTPMQWSDAPGAGFTTGEPWIAPNPDYPEVNAAAQVGDPDSVFAHYRALIDLRHRSEVVATGDFTLVLPEHEQIFAYARRLGDASLLVLANLSGEPATYDVEAVAEWQDAEPLLANTPDAAPSPTGSLAPWEAVVYAR